The Flavobacterium faecale genome has a segment encoding these proteins:
- a CDS encoding glycoside hydrolase family 2 protein — protein MILLQRIAFIALSILFFMTTSVLAQPGSEVSHKDNSQLSQDLSGFKWKMKMMLPGEGVKAGLHQLPPEDIETLVWNSAQVPGDVYTDLWKIGAIEDPYFGRNSVKAQWVMHYEWWYALQFNVTQDLKDQLVRIDFDGIDYACDIWLNGNYLGSHEGAFSRFSFDVNKYIRSSKKNLASTNMLMIRLAPPPQVNAKVAGRKTPWFGDYWRDLIPFGIYRPIKMVYTGKTRIKDVYLRPKIEDNNNAKVTLEVEVENTDSQPKQMTFTSTIQGKNFESEVIKTEFTETIAPGKQTIKKDIFIKNAQLWWPWDLGKPNLYINKLSLVENKINHDYKETTFGIREVKMEWNPGFTRDEVSFPRTTLINGKKIYIRSACWGGPPDIFTGRTSDEKYRKLIQLAKEANMNNIRIFGWHPSELPIFYELCSEAGITVWNDIIPLGTGNLARDEEFIATTIAEGVAVIRERRNNPSLIMMEGGEEMMLRSADPAFTRMFLERLGKALQAEVDLPYVPDSPMTDEPSQEAGFKPKEAIHALAYFYGMGHLPMEDWYKKIDFPIVPEFAITSVPNIESLKKFIPANEIWPPGPSWGHHWADLDRLRAQNFDAFGSEKTGSLQEFVDATQDSQGIIFQLGIEHFRRNKPKNSGVALCHFITYWPDMKWGIVDNYQQTKRSYEFVKTAYQPLLVNLDFAKRRWHNDEIFQGQIWIVNDFYKEYSNCVANFTIENDKGKTIEKGSFEVSKVGENSSQKFFDIKTDNLKKVKSNFYVKLELKDQNGVVISTNKYQFLIGDHDQAAKEFKEMGAEIRKRNGIYKYSNYNQFYDKLTRENGEEYESETDTVIARGFKNKK, from the coding sequence ATGATATTACTACAAAGAATAGCCTTTATCGCTTTAAGCATACTATTTTTTATGACAACTTCAGTCCTGGCGCAACCCGGGTCTGAAGTTTCTCATAAAGACAACAGCCAGTTATCACAAGATTTGAGTGGTTTTAAATGGAAAATGAAAATGATGTTGCCTGGCGAAGGTGTCAAGGCCGGATTACACCAATTACCACCAGAAGATATTGAGACACTAGTGTGGAATTCTGCACAAGTACCAGGTGATGTGTACACTGACTTATGGAAAATAGGTGCTATCGAAGATCCTTACTTTGGACGTAATAGCGTAAAAGCACAATGGGTAATGCACTACGAATGGTGGTATGCACTACAATTCAATGTTACTCAAGATTTAAAAGATCAATTGGTTCGAATTGATTTTGACGGAATTGATTATGCGTGCGATATTTGGTTGAACGGAAATTACTTGGGAAGTCACGAAGGTGCTTTTTCACGTTTTTCATTCGATGTAAATAAATACATTCGCAGCAGCAAAAAAAACTTAGCCAGTACTAATATGTTAATGATTAGATTGGCTCCTCCCCCACAAGTCAACGCCAAAGTTGCAGGAAGAAAAACACCTTGGTTTGGCGATTATTGGAGAGATTTAATTCCGTTTGGAATTTATAGACCAATCAAAATGGTTTATACTGGAAAAACAAGAATTAAAGATGTTTACCTACGACCAAAAATCGAGGACAATAACAATGCAAAAGTAACGCTAGAGGTTGAAGTTGAAAATACAGATTCACAACCCAAACAAATGACGTTTACTTCGACTATTCAAGGTAAAAACTTTGAGTCTGAAGTAATCAAAACAGAATTTACCGAGACGATTGCTCCCGGAAAACAAACAATCAAAAAAGACATTTTTATAAAAAATGCACAATTATGGTGGCCTTGGGATTTAGGAAAACCCAATTTGTACATCAATAAACTGTCCTTGGTAGAAAACAAAATCAACCACGATTACAAAGAAACAACTTTTGGTATTCGTGAAGTAAAAATGGAATGGAATCCTGGTTTTACTAGAGATGAAGTGAGTTTTCCTAGAACTACGCTCATTAATGGTAAAAAAATATACATTCGATCGGCTTGTTGGGGCGGACCTCCAGACATTTTTACTGGTCGTACGTCTGACGAAAAATACCGAAAATTAATTCAGCTTGCCAAAGAAGCAAACATGAATAATATTCGAATATTTGGATGGCACCCCTCTGAATTACCTATTTTTTACGAATTGTGTAGCGAAGCTGGAATTACAGTTTGGAATGATATTATTCCACTAGGAACTGGAAATTTGGCTAGAGATGAGGAATTTATAGCAACCACAATTGCCGAAGGAGTTGCCGTAATTAGAGAACGACGCAATAACCCATCATTAATTATGATGGAAGGTGGCGAAGAAATGATGTTGCGTTCTGCCGATCCTGCATTTACTAGAATGTTCTTGGAGCGTCTTGGAAAAGCATTGCAAGCAGAAGTAGATTTACCTTACGTTCCCGATTCTCCTATGACCGATGAACCTTCACAAGAAGCAGGTTTTAAACCAAAAGAAGCTATTCATGCACTTGCCTATTTCTACGGAATGGGGCATTTGCCTATGGAAGATTGGTACAAAAAAATAGATTTTCCGATTGTACCTGAGTTTGCAATCACCTCTGTTCCCAATATCGAAAGTTTGAAGAAATTTATTCCAGCGAATGAAATCTGGCCTCCGGGACCAAGTTGGGGACATCACTGGGCAGATTTGGACCGATTGAGAGCGCAAAACTTTGATGCTTTTGGTAGCGAAAAAACAGGTTCATTACAAGAATTTGTAGATGCAACACAAGATTCTCAAGGGATTATCTTTCAATTAGGAATCGAACATTTTAGACGTAACAAACCCAAAAATAGTGGTGTTGCGCTTTGTCACTTTATTACCTACTGGCCTGATATGAAATGGGGAATTGTAGATAATTACCAACAAACAAAACGTTCCTACGAATTTGTAAAAACGGCCTATCAACCACTTTTAGTCAACTTGGATTTTGCTAAAAGAAGATGGCACAACGACGAAATTTTTCAAGGTCAAATTTGGATTGTGAATGATTTCTACAAAGAATACAGCAATTGTGTTGCCAATTTCACAATAGAAAACGACAAAGGAAAAACCATCGAAAAAGGATCTTTTGAAGTTTCTAAAGTTGGCGAAAACAGTTCCCAAAAATTCTTTGATATAAAAACAGATAATCTTAAAAAAGTGAAATCTAATTTTTATGTCAAATTAGAATTGAAAGATCAAAATGGTGTGGTTATTTCAACCAATAAATACCAATTTTTGATTGGAGACCATGACCAAGCAGCCAAAGAATTCAAAGAAATGGGTGCTGAAATTAGAAAAAGAAACGGAATCTATAAATATTCTAATTACAACCAATTCTACGATAAATTAACGCGTGAAAATGGTGAAGAATATGAAAGTGAAACCGATACTGTAATAGCAAGAGGATTTAAAAATAAAAAATAA
- the aldA gene encoding aldehyde dehydrogenase, whose product MAEIKEYQLFINGEWRTSTSGATIDVLSPSTEEIVARVQNGTAEEALETLAHADKAQKEWKKKPARERADLMYKFSNEIKANSEYLAQLIVKEQGKLLKVARFEVAVASSFIEYACEGARRIEGDIIPSDNANEQIWIQKVPRGVIVAITAWNFPFALAARKLGPALIAGNSIVIKPTSETPLSTLELGNIANKVGIPAGVINILTGPGRAMGNALVKSPITKMVTMTGSTPVGQDIARNAAENLTHVQLELGGKAPFIVFADADIDAAVDAALHSRFDNCGQVCTCNERMYLHEDIYDVFMEKFIPKVKALKVGDPMLEDTDMGPKVNAAELKAMEHLVAVSVKEGATVATGGNKPTGPGFEKGYWFEPTILTNVTQDMTIVHEESFGPILPVLKFKTFEEVIGYANDCEYGLAAMVFTNDMSTIMKCNDELEYGEIYVNRGHGEQHQGFHNGYKLSGSGGEDGKYGFEQYLEKKTFYIRHKA is encoded by the coding sequence ATGGCAGAAATTAAAGAATACCAATTATTTATAAACGGCGAGTGGAGAACTTCTACTTCTGGTGCTACAATTGATGTTTTAAGTCCTTCTACTGAAGAGATTGTTGCAAGAGTACAAAATGGAACGGCTGAAGAAGCTCTTGAAACATTAGCTCATGCGGATAAAGCACAAAAAGAATGGAAAAAGAAACCAGCTAGAGAAAGAGCTGATTTAATGTATAAATTCTCTAACGAAATTAAAGCTAACTCTGAATATTTAGCGCAATTAATCGTAAAAGAACAAGGTAAATTACTTAAAGTTGCTCGTTTTGAAGTTGCGGTAGCTTCGTCATTTATCGAATATGCTTGTGAAGGTGCACGTCGAATTGAAGGAGACATTATCCCTTCAGACAATGCAAACGAGCAAATTTGGATTCAAAAAGTACCTCGTGGAGTAATTGTAGCGATTACCGCTTGGAACTTTCCATTTGCACTAGCAGCACGTAAACTAGGACCAGCTTTGATTGCGGGAAATAGTATTGTAATCAAACCAACATCCGAAACGCCATTATCTACTTTAGAGTTAGGAAACATAGCGAACAAAGTAGGGATTCCTGCCGGAGTAATCAATATCCTTACAGGTCCTGGTAGAGCTATGGGGAATGCTTTGGTAAAAAGTCCAATAACCAAAATGGTTACTATGACAGGTTCTACCCCGGTTGGGCAAGATATTGCTCGTAATGCTGCCGAAAATTTAACGCATGTACAATTAGAATTAGGTGGTAAAGCCCCTTTTATCGTTTTTGCAGACGCTGATATTGACGCTGCTGTAGATGCTGCTTTGCATTCTCGTTTTGACAATTGTGGTCAAGTGTGTACCTGCAACGAACGTATGTACTTACACGAAGATATTTATGATGTTTTCATGGAAAAATTTATTCCAAAAGTAAAAGCATTAAAAGTTGGTGACCCAATGTTGGAAGATACAGATATGGGACCAAAAGTAAACGCCGCCGAATTGAAAGCGATGGAGCATTTGGTAGCTGTAAGTGTAAAAGAAGGTGCAACAGTTGCGACTGGAGGTAACAAACCAACAGGTCCTGGATTTGAAAAAGGATATTGGTTTGAACCAACTATTTTGACCAATGTAACACAAGATATGACTATTGTTCATGAAGAGTCTTTTGGTCCAATATTACCAGTACTTAAATTCAAAACTTTTGAAGAAGTGATTGGTTATGCAAATGACTGCGAATATGGTTTGGCTGCAATGGTTTTCACCAATGACATGAGTACTATCATGAAATGTAATGACGAATTGGAATACGGAGAAATATATGTAAATCGTGGTCATGGAGAGCAACACCAAGGTTTCCATAACGGATACAAATTATCTGGTTCTGGTGGTGAAGATGGAAAATATGGTTTTGAACAATATTTAGAAAAGAAAACTTTCTACATTAGACATAAAGCTTAA